The following are encoded in a window of Roseivirga misakiensis genomic DNA:
- the metH gene encoding methionine synthase — MTNRVSLQLSGLEPLIVTPESNFVNVGERTNVTGSRKFARLIQEENYEAALEIARNQVEGGAQILDVNMDEGMLDGKQAMIKFLNLIAAEPDISRIPIMVDSSKWEIIEAGLKCIQGKGVVNSISLKEGEEKFIEQAKKVKRYGAAVIVMAFDEHGQADSYERRVEICKRSYDLLIDVVNFPQNDIIFDPNIFPVATGIEEHNNNATDFFRATKWIRENLPGAHVSGGVSNVSFSFRGNNKVREAMHSAFLYHAIKEGMDMGIVNPTMLEVYDDIPKDLLERVEDVLLNRRSDATERLLDFAETVKGAGKKQVKDDSWRRESVQKRLEHALVKGIVEFIEEDTEEARQQYDKPLHVIEGPLMDGMNVVGDLFGSGKMFLPQVVKSARVMKKAVAYLLPYLEAEKAANNDTSSAYKVLLATVKGDVHDIGKNIVGVVLACNNFDIVDMGVMVPAEQILDKAVEENVDAIGLSGLITPSLDEMVHVAKEMERRGLKIPLMIGGATTSRIHTAVKIDPVYSGSVVHVLDASKSVPVAGELISPDTYDNIFNRVKSEYTQLREDHANRKQVKNYISYESAKSNRTKIDWKHKTSIKPSFLGNKVFKDYSIEEISRYIDWTPFFSTWMLKGKFPQIFENKVIGEEAKKLYDDAQIMIKEIIDQDLLYANAVVGLYPANAVGDDIEVYADESRSQLLTTFHMLRQQGKKGKDLPNLSLADFVASKESEKIDYIGGFAVTAGVGIEPLVAQYEKEHDDYNSIMIKSVADRLAEAFAELMHEKVRKELWGYAASENLDGEALIKEKYQGIRPAPGYPACPDHTEKELLFNLLEVEKNTGISLTESFAMYPASSVSGFYFMHEESKYFGLGKIEKDQVIDYAKRKNKSIDEVEKWLAPNLSYDI, encoded by the coding sequence ATGACTAATCGAGTATCACTTCAGCTTTCAGGTCTTGAGCCACTCATTGTAACACCAGAGTCAAATTTCGTGAATGTTGGTGAGCGTACTAATGTGACAGGTTCGAGAAAGTTTGCACGCCTAATTCAAGAAGAGAATTATGAAGCTGCACTTGAGATCGCGAGAAATCAAGTGGAGGGCGGTGCCCAAATTCTTGATGTGAATATGGATGAAGGAATGCTTGATGGAAAGCAGGCCATGATTAAGTTCCTGAACCTTATTGCCGCAGAACCAGATATATCAAGAATTCCCATCATGGTTGACTCCTCTAAGTGGGAAATTATAGAGGCGGGACTTAAGTGTATTCAAGGAAAGGGTGTTGTGAATTCAATTTCCTTAAAGGAAGGAGAGGAGAAATTCATTGAGCAAGCTAAAAAAGTAAAGCGATATGGAGCAGCCGTGATTGTGATGGCGTTCGATGAGCATGGGCAGGCAGATTCCTATGAAAGGAGAGTGGAAATATGTAAACGATCATATGATCTACTTATTGATGTGGTGAATTTTCCTCAAAACGACATCATTTTTGACCCTAATATATTTCCAGTTGCTACTGGTATCGAAGAACATAATAATAACGCCACTGATTTCTTTCGAGCTACAAAATGGATTCGTGAAAACCTTCCAGGTGCTCATGTAAGTGGAGGAGTTTCTAATGTCTCATTTTCTTTTAGGGGCAATAATAAGGTGCGAGAGGCCATGCACTCTGCATTTCTTTATCATGCGATAAAAGAGGGAATGGATATGGGTATTGTAAACCCTACCATGCTGGAAGTGTATGACGATATCCCCAAGGACCTACTCGAGCGTGTAGAAGATGTCTTACTAAACCGTAGGTCTGATGCTACTGAAAGGCTTCTTGATTTTGCCGAAACTGTTAAAGGCGCTGGTAAAAAGCAGGTCAAAGATGATTCTTGGAGGAGAGAATCTGTTCAAAAAAGGCTTGAACATGCCCTTGTGAAGGGGATAGTTGAGTTTATAGAAGAAGATACAGAAGAGGCGAGACAGCAATATGACAAGCCATTGCATGTCATTGAAGGGCCGTTAATGGACGGAATGAATGTAGTGGGTGACCTATTTGGTAGTGGTAAAATGTTTTTGCCTCAAGTGGTGAAAAGTGCACGAGTTATGAAGAAAGCCGTGGCCTACTTATTACCTTATTTAGAAGCTGAAAAAGCGGCTAATAATGATACTTCGTCTGCTTATAAGGTACTCTTAGCCACTGTTAAGGGCGATGTACATGATATAGGAAAGAATATCGTGGGCGTAGTTTTGGCTTGTAATAATTTCGATATCGTTGATATGGGGGTGATGGTGCCTGCAGAACAGATTCTCGACAAAGCGGTCGAAGAAAATGTCGATGCCATCGGACTGAGTGGATTGATAACCCCGTCTTTAGATGAAATGGTACACGTAGCGAAAGAAATGGAGCGTCGTGGATTGAAAATTCCATTGATGATCGGTGGGGCTACTACTTCAAGAATTCACACTGCGGTGAAAATTGATCCAGTTTATTCAGGATCCGTTGTCCATGTTTTAGATGCTTCGAAAAGTGTTCCAGTGGCGGGTGAATTAATCAGTCCAGATACATACGACAACATTTTTAACCGTGTGAAATCGGAGTATACACAACTTCGAGAAGATCATGCGAATAGAAAACAAGTAAAAAACTACATCAGCTACGAGTCAGCAAAATCGAATAGGACAAAAATCGATTGGAAACATAAAACGAGTATCAAACCTTCGTTTCTTGGTAATAAGGTCTTCAAAGACTATTCAATTGAGGAAATCAGCCGCTATATAGATTGGACGCCTTTCTTTTCTACCTGGATGCTGAAAGGGAAATTCCCTCAGATTTTCGAGAACAAAGTCATCGGTGAGGAAGCCAAAAAGCTCTATGATGATGCCCAAATAATGATTAAAGAAATCATTGACCAAGATTTGCTATATGCAAATGCGGTGGTGGGTTTATATCCAGCAAATGCTGTGGGTGATGACATAGAGGTGTATGCCGATGAATCTAGATCACAATTGTTGACAACCTTTCATATGCTAAGGCAGCAAGGTAAAAAGGGGAAAGACTTGCCTAATCTCTCCTTAGCCGACTTTGTAGCGTCAAAAGAAAGCGAAAAAATCGATTATATCGGTGGCTTCGCAGTGACAGCGGGAGTTGGTATTGAACCACTTGTCGCCCAATATGAAAAAGAACACGATGATTATAATTCAATTATGATCAAATCTGTGGCTGATCGGCTGGCTGAAGCATTTGCAGAATTAATGCATGAAAAAGTAAGGAAGGAATTATGGGGGTATGCAGCCTCAGAAAACTTAGATGGAGAAGCTTTAATAAAAGAGAAATATCAAGGAATTCGTCCTGCACCTGGTTATCCGGCCTGCCCGGACCATACGGAAAAAGAACTGCTTTTCAACCTGCTAGAGGTTGAGAAAAATACCGGAATAAGTTTGACAGAATCCTTCGCGATGTATCCTGCATCGTCGGTTTCTGGCTTCTACTTTATGCATGAAGAGTCAAAATATTTCGGACTTGGAAAAATTGAAAAAGATCAGGTGATCGACTATGCCAAAAGGAAAAATAAGTCTATCGATGAGGTAGAAAAATGGTTGGCGCCTAATCTTTCCTACGATATCTAA
- a CDS encoding homocysteine S-methyltransferase family protein: MAKRIKEILKERILVLDGAMGTMIQRHDLEEEDFRGDRFKDHDSPLKGNNDLLSITRPDIIKDIHKQYFLAGADIVETNTFSGTTIAQADYNLEDAVYDINYYSAKIAKEVAEEITLKEPNKPRFVAGSMGPTNRTASLSPDVNDPGFRAVTYDALVEAYEEQVTALIDGGVDILLVETVFDTLNAKAALFAIENVFDKKGRQWPIMVSGTITDASGRTLSGQTTEAFLISLSHVPLLSIGLNCALGAEQLRPYVEILSKKSPFNTSAHPNAGLPNEFGEYDQTPEQMASLVGDFLEEGFLNIVGGCCGTTPDHIKLIAERAKSVTPRSTQLEFLTKAESND; encoded by the coding sequence ATGGCGAAACGCATAAAAGAGATTCTAAAAGAAAGAATTTTAGTGCTTGATGGGGCTATGGGTACCATGATCCAGCGGCATGATTTAGAAGAAGAGGATTTTAGAGGGGATCGATTTAAAGATCATGATAGTCCTTTGAAGGGTAACAATGATTTACTTTCAATTACTCGCCCTGATATAATCAAAGACATCCATAAGCAATATTTTCTAGCAGGAGCAGATATAGTTGAAACCAATACATTTAGCGGAACTACAATTGCTCAAGCCGATTACAACCTCGAAGATGCCGTTTACGACATCAATTATTACTCGGCGAAAATTGCCAAAGAAGTCGCGGAAGAAATCACTTTAAAAGAACCAAATAAACCCCGATTTGTGGCGGGTTCAATGGGCCCAACGAATAGGACTGCTTCGCTTTCCCCAGACGTAAATGATCCAGGGTTTCGAGCGGTTACCTATGATGCACTCGTAGAAGCTTATGAGGAACAAGTCACCGCTTTAATTGATGGTGGTGTAGATATTCTTTTAGTTGAAACGGTTTTTGATACCCTTAATGCCAAAGCAGCACTGTTTGCCATTGAAAATGTATTCGATAAAAAAGGTAGACAATGGCCAATTATGGTTTCAGGTACCATAACCGATGCTAGTGGGAGAACGCTATCTGGGCAGACGACAGAAGCATTTTTAATCTCATTATCACACGTGCCATTACTATCTATTGGATTGAATTGTGCGCTTGGTGCGGAGCAACTGAGACCTTACGTTGAGATTCTTTCCAAAAAGTCACCTTTCAATACTAGCGCTCATCCGAATGCTGGATTACCGAACGAGTTTGGGGAATATGATCAAACGCCAGAGCAAATGGCCTCTCTTGTTGGTGATTTCTTAGAAGAAGGCTTTTTGAATATTGTAGGTGGTTGTTGTGGCACTACACCAGATCATATCAAATTAATTGCAGAGAGAGCAAAAAGCGTTACTCCTCGTTCGACACAATTAGAATTCTTGACTAAAGCCGAATCAAATGACTAA
- a CDS encoding LVIVD repeat-containing protein has product MKRSLYPISILILLLCFSCIESSLPEFPQGEVVGYKPVYLTDPENAIELVAARPIENPGQIYLLGDLLLMNDVGKGIHVIDNADPTNPLARGFLTVQGSENMVLRDGIVYVNQFNSLLAIDVSDTENVQVISRNEDVLSTNGEETVVPPLEGYFFECVDFSKGKIIGWVLTTIEAPKCFR; this is encoded by the coding sequence ATGAAAAGATCGCTTTACCCTATTTCTATTCTAATACTCTTACTCTGTTTTAGTTGTATAGAAAGCTCTTTACCAGAATTTCCTCAAGGAGAAGTGGTGGGTTATAAACCAGTTTATTTGACTGACCCAGAAAACGCAATTGAACTAGTCGCGGCTAGGCCTATTGAGAACCCTGGGCAAATTTATTTATTAGGCGACTTGTTGCTAATGAATGATGTAGGGAAAGGTATACATGTAATCGATAATGCAGACCCTACAAACCCCTTAGCCAGAGGCTTTTTGACTGTTCAGGGTAGTGAGAACATGGTTTTGCGGGATGGTATTGTTTATGTAAATCAATTCAATTCGTTATTGGCAATCGATGTGAGCGATACCGAAAACGTTCAGGTCATATCGAGAAATGAGGATGTTCTCAGTACTAATGGCGAAGAAACTGTGGTACCACCTCTTGAAGGCTACTTTTTTGAGTGTGTTGATTTTTCGAAAGGCAAAATTATTGGCTGGGTACTTACGACAATCGAAGCTCCTAAATGTTTCAGATGA
- a CDS encoding Ppx/GppA phosphatase family protein: MKLAAIDIGSNAIRFQVTNVINHDGKLSFKKLEYIRFPLRLGNDVFRTNSISPDKADRFFRLMNAFKLLIDLYEVDDYYACATSAMRESENGRTIVSRVKQLLGLTIHIIDGDEEAKFINNIILKDISDGIFLHIDVGGGSTELNIIQNRKNLTSRSFKLGSVRSIEAQTSIRMMQEMTEWIAAQTAHYHEDITAIGTGGNIQKLYELTDSKGKSKSAHYADLLQTQSYLKTLSQEQKIKHLKLNEDRADVIVPASRIYLEAMKAARADLILVPDVGLKDGIMQMLYEKHIPDSLLGLK; encoded by the coding sequence TTGAAGTTAGCCGCCATTGATATAGGATCGAATGCCATCCGGTTTCAGGTCACCAATGTTATCAATCATGATGGTAAGCTATCTTTTAAGAAACTAGAGTACATTCGTTTTCCTTTAAGGCTCGGAAACGATGTTTTTAGAACTAATAGCATAAGTCCTGACAAGGCCGATCGCTTCTTCAGGCTTATGAATGCATTCAAGCTTTTAATCGACTTGTATGAGGTTGATGATTATTATGCTTGTGCTACTTCGGCTATGCGAGAATCCGAAAATGGACGAACTATTGTGAGTCGTGTTAAGCAACTTCTTGGCTTAACTATCCATATAATAGATGGCGATGAAGAAGCTAAATTCATCAATAATATCATTCTCAAAGATATATCTGACGGTATTTTTCTGCATATCGATGTGGGTGGCGGTAGTACCGAATTGAATATTATTCAAAACCGCAAGAATCTCACTTCAAGGTCGTTCAAACTAGGATCTGTAAGAAGTATTGAAGCCCAAACTTCAATCAGAATGATGCAAGAAATGACTGAGTGGATAGCGGCACAAACCGCTCACTACCATGAAGATATCACTGCCATAGGCACCGGCGGAAATATTCAAAAGCTTTATGAATTAACTGACAGCAAAGGAAAAAGTAAGTCCGCTCATTATGCCGATTTATTACAAACCCAGTCCTATTTAAAAACACTGAGCCAAGAACAAAAAATTAAGCATTTGAAACTAAATGAGGACCGAGCAGATGTAATTGTTCCTGCCAGTCGAATTTATCTTGAAGCTATGAAAGCTGCTAGGGCTGATTTAATCTTGGTTCCTGATGTGGGTCTAAAAGACGGTATTATGCAGATGTTATATGAAAAGCACATCCCAGATTCTTTGCTAGGGCTGAAATAA
- the gyrB gene encoding DNA topoisomerase (ATP-hydrolyzing) subunit B, giving the protein MSEEKANKNQDYSAGNITVLEGLEAVRKRPAMYIGDVGIKGLHHMIWEVVDNSIDEALAGHCDTISVTIEEDNSITVQDNGRGIPTGMHPKEKRSALEVVMTVLHAGGKFDKDTYKVSGGLHGVGVSCVNALSSMLEVTVHREGKEFKQEYSQGIPKYAVKETGKATDSGTRVHFLPDTTIFTVSEYRYETVASRLRELSFLNSGIKITLEDKRELDEDGNPRNDTFLSEGGLTEFVQYLDETRESLIEAPIYVEGEKNGVPVEVAMTYNTSYAENVVSYVNNINTIEGGTHVSGFRRALTRTLKSYADKSGLLDKVKFDISGDDFREGLTAVISVKVAEPQFEGQTKTKLGNSEVSGAVESSVGEILSIYLEENPKSAKQIVSKVILAAQARHAARKAREMVQRKNVLSGTGLPGKLADCSEKDPAVCEIYLVEGDSAGGSAKQGRDRNFQAILPLRGKILNVEKAQEHKIYDNDEIKNMITALGVSFGTEDDDKALNMEKLRYHKVIIMTDADIDGSHIRTLILTFFFRYMRPLIDSGYLYIALPPLYLLKKGKDQRYCWDESQRAILTREMAGEGKEDSVSIQRYKGLGEMNPEQLWETTMDPTNRSLKQVTVDSAAEADHLFSVLMGDEVPPRREFIEKNAKYAKVDV; this is encoded by the coding sequence ATGAGCGAAGAAAAAGCGAATAAGAACCAAGATTATTCAGCCGGTAATATTACGGTTTTAGAAGGTTTAGAAGCAGTAAGAAAAAGACCTGCGATGTACATTGGAGATGTTGGTATAAAAGGCCTTCATCACATGATTTGGGAGGTAGTCGATAACTCTATCGATGAAGCTTTAGCAGGACATTGCGATACAATATCTGTTACAATAGAGGAAGATAATTCCATTACAGTTCAGGATAACGGTAGGGGTATACCGACAGGAATGCATCCCAAGGAAAAGCGCTCTGCATTGGAAGTCGTAATGACTGTTCTTCACGCTGGTGGTAAATTTGATAAGGATACCTACAAAGTATCCGGAGGTTTGCACGGAGTGGGTGTTTCTTGCGTGAATGCACTTTCTTCTATGTTAGAAGTAACCGTTCACAGAGAAGGCAAAGAGTTCAAACAGGAATATTCTCAAGGTATCCCGAAGTATGCAGTGAAAGAAACTGGTAAAGCTACTGATAGTGGTACTCGAGTTCACTTTTTACCAGACACAACAATTTTTACAGTAAGCGAATACCGATACGAAACTGTCGCATCAAGGCTTAGAGAACTCTCTTTTTTGAATTCAGGGATCAAGATTACACTTGAAGATAAAAGAGAATTAGACGAAGATGGCAACCCACGTAATGACACCTTCCTTTCAGAAGGAGGGCTGACGGAATTTGTTCAATACCTAGATGAAACACGTGAAAGTCTAATTGAGGCTCCGATTTATGTCGAAGGTGAAAAGAATGGCGTGCCAGTAGAGGTAGCGATGACCTACAATACTTCCTATGCTGAAAACGTAGTCAGCTACGTTAACAATATTAATACGATTGAGGGTGGAACACATGTTTCCGGATTCAGAAGAGCGCTAACGAGAACGTTAAAATCCTATGCTGATAAATCTGGCCTTTTGGACAAGGTTAAATTTGATATCAGTGGAGATGATTTTAGAGAAGGCCTCACCGCAGTTATTTCCGTGAAAGTAGCTGAGCCTCAGTTTGAAGGGCAAACAAAGACTAAACTTGGAAACTCTGAGGTTTCTGGTGCAGTAGAAAGTTCTGTAGGAGAGATTTTAAGTATTTATTTAGAAGAGAATCCTAAGAGTGCGAAACAAATCGTTTCTAAAGTGATTTTAGCAGCTCAGGCAAGACATGCGGCTAGAAAAGCTCGTGAAATGGTTCAGCGTAAAAATGTACTTTCTGGAACAGGGTTACCCGGTAAGCTAGCCGATTGTTCTGAGAAAGATCCCGCAGTTTGTGAAATCTACCTAGTAGAGGGAGATTCTGCTGGTGGATCAGCTAAACAAGGTCGTGATAGAAACTTCCAAGCAATTTTACCATTAAGAGGTAAGATTTTGAATGTTGAAAAAGCACAGGAACACAAGATTTACGACAATGACGAGATCAAAAATATGATCACGGCATTGGGTGTTTCTTTTGGAACTGAGGATGACGATAAAGCCTTGAACATGGAGAAGCTTCGTTATCATAAAGTAATCATCATGACGGATGCTGATATCGATGGTAGCCACATTCGTACCTTAATTCTTACTTTCTTTTTCAGGTACATGCGTCCGTTGATCGATTCTGGATACTTATACATCGCATTGCCACCATTATACTTATTAAAGAAAGGTAAAGATCAGCGATATTGTTGGGATGAATCACAACGAGCGATTCTCACAAGAGAAATGGCTGGTGAGGGCAAAGAGGATTCTGTAAGCATTCAGCGTTACAAAGGTCTTGGAGAAATGAACCCAGAACAGCTTTGGGAAACAACTATGGATCCAACAAACCGAAGCTTAAAACAAGTAACAGTAGATTCAGCAGCAGAAGCAGATCACTTGTTCTCTGTACTGATGGGCGATGAAGTACCGCCACGCAGAGAGTTCATCGAAAAGAATGCGAAATATGCTAAAGTGGATGTTTAA
- a CDS encoding CoA-binding protein, which produces MGKTVIIGSVPKPYRYAYQAATMLEERSFDFIPMGIQKGEVLGKEILNVHDRPKIDDVDTITLYINPTRQKKWYEYMISLAPKRIIFNPGTENQEFKEVALNAGIECIEACTLVMLSTGVY; this is translated from the coding sequence ATGGGAAAAACAGTAATTATTGGCAGCGTTCCTAAACCATACAGATACGCTTATCAGGCCGCCACAATGTTGGAAGAACGATCATTTGATTTTATCCCAATGGGGATTCAAAAAGGTGAGGTTTTAGGAAAAGAAATACTCAATGTTCATGATCGACCAAAAATTGACGATGTTGACACGATCACTCTTTATATTAACCCTACGCGGCAAAAGAAGTGGTATGAATACATGATTTCTTTGGCTCCGAAACGTATAATTTTTAATCCAGGTACTGAAAATCAAGAGTTTAAAGAGGTGGCATTAAATGCGGGTATTGAATGTATCGAAGCCTGTACTTTAGTAATGCTTTCTACAGGCGTTTACTAA
- a CDS encoding thioredoxin family protein has protein sequence MKVQLILAFLLVGTCLLAKQADQISFVTVKNDQEWDAIFKKAKSENKLVFVDVFTDWCGYCKQLDEEVYTDPKVIEYFEEHFINIKFDAESEFGEPRADQFGVSTYPTLLFLTKDQQVFQALNGFVPASALNAYGNEVQRMWSVLPELEEKLASKVISKDETLELISILETTDELRAREIAKDYIVWLTPEDYLNLETIWLLSRHENQINGTPFKYIKNNRELMIETHGINEFNDYMSAVYNDNLQLAIKYGDKQLLNGLVMEVLPEFLEASQLPRARYTTKALYFAQRGEFDDFRLEVNSYMNNHLAVSQKADFALSTTYDIIENYPSEEMYRFSSALLGQALRIDEKNFELNSIMGYTKGLIGDYKSANTFLEKAKTLAQGAEELELLNSLFEAVKMMQEGQF, from the coding sequence ATGAAAGTTCAATTGATCCTAGCCTTTTTGTTAGTAGGTACTTGTTTGTTAGCAAAACAAGCCGATCAAATATCTTTTGTAACGGTAAAAAATGATCAGGAATGGGATGCAATTTTCAAAAAAGCAAAAAGCGAAAATAAGCTAGTTTTTGTCGATGTATTCACTGATTGGTGCGGCTACTGCAAACAATTGGATGAAGAGGTTTATACAGACCCCAAGGTCATTGAATACTTCGAAGAACATTTCATTAACATAAAGTTTGATGCAGAATCAGAATTTGGCGAGCCACGTGCCGATCAATTTGGGGTTAGTACCTATCCTACCTTGCTATTTCTCACTAAAGATCAACAGGTCTTTCAGGCGCTGAACGGATTTGTGCCTGCATCTGCCCTAAACGCTTATGGTAACGAAGTACAACGGATGTGGTCTGTTTTACCAGAATTAGAAGAAAAATTAGCCTCAAAGGTAATTTCTAAAGATGAGACGCTTGAACTCATCAGTATTCTCGAAACTACTGATGAACTACGCGCTCGGGAAATTGCCAAGGACTACATTGTATGGTTAACTCCTGAAGATTACCTGAATTTAGAGACCATATGGCTGCTCTCGAGACATGAGAATCAAATAAATGGAACGCCTTTTAAATATATTAAAAATAACAGGGAGTTGATGATTGAAACACACGGTATCAACGAATTCAACGATTACATGAGTGCTGTATATAACGATAACCTTCAATTAGCCATCAAGTATGGTGACAAACAGTTGCTCAATGGCCTAGTGATGGAAGTACTTCCAGAGTTTCTTGAAGCTAGTCAACTTCCAAGAGCGCGATACACTACAAAAGCCTTATATTTTGCGCAACGCGGTGAGTTTGATGACTTCAGGTTAGAAGTAAATTCATATATGAATAATCATTTGGCGGTAAGCCAAAAAGCTGATTTTGCCCTTTCAACTACCTATGATATCATTGAGAATTATCCTAGCGAGGAAATGTATCGTTTTTCTTCGGCGCTTTTAGGTCAAGCTTTAAGGATCGATGAGAAGAACTTTGAATTGAATTCAATTATGGGCTATACGAAAGGGTTGATCGGAGATTACAAAAGTGCCAACACCTTTTTAGAAAAAGCCAAAACCTTAGCGCAAGGTGCCGAAGAGCTCGAACTATTAAATAGTCTGTTCGAGGCTGTTAAAATGATGCAAGAGGGGCAATTCTAA
- a CDS encoding NAD(P)/FAD-dependent oxidoreductase produces the protein MQKTIQTTLSPEEAYNPELFEEVVLKRAHINDPSAEVRALKRSIDARSKRVKINIQALVTVKEDLPPLISYKRDYPDVSNADPVVIVGFGPAGMFAALRLIELGYKPIVIERGSNVQQRRRDIAAINKEHIVNPESNYCFGEGGAGTYSDGKLYTRSKKRGDIQKSLEILVAHGATEDILIDAHPHIGTNKLPKVVQEIRSSILDAGGEIHFDTKVSDFLVKEGEMKGVVLADGSKVEGLGVILATGHSARDIFRLLDENKVLIEAKPFALGVRIEHPQQLIDKIQYHCATDRGPWLPASSYALVHQTSYEGKQRGVFSFCMCPGGFMVPCATAPGEVVTNGMSPSRRDSKYANSGIVTAIELEDLGEYQQHGALAGLAFQQEVEQRACAIAGGTQAAPAQKMSDYINGHVSRTLNDTSYQPGLVSSDMSEVLPSGVNDRLKQALRAFGRKMKGYLTNEAQIVGVESRTSSPVRIPRDKETCEHVEIKRLFPCGEGAGYAGGILSAAMDGEKCADQLILKYGKSTVLKR, from the coding sequence ATGCAGAAAACGATACAAACTACGCTCAGCCCAGAAGAAGCCTATAATCCTGAATTATTCGAGGAGGTTGTTCTAAAGAGAGCCCACATTAATGATCCTTCGGCTGAGGTTCGTGCTTTAAAGCGATCGATTGACGCACGGTCTAAAAGGGTGAAAATCAATATTCAAGCTCTAGTAACAGTTAAAGAGGATTTACCACCATTAATTAGCTATAAGAGAGATTATCCTGATGTCTCGAATGCAGACCCTGTTGTAATCGTTGGTTTTGGTCCTGCCGGAATGTTTGCCGCCTTGAGATTAATTGAATTAGGCTATAAACCGATCGTAATAGAAAGAGGTAGTAACGTTCAGCAAAGACGAAGGGATATTGCAGCGATTAATAAGGAGCATATTGTTAATCCAGAGTCCAATTATTGCTTTGGTGAGGGTGGTGCCGGTACATATTCTGATGGTAAGCTTTATACTCGTTCCAAAAAGAGAGGCGATATTCAAAAGTCTCTCGAAATACTGGTTGCTCATGGGGCTACAGAAGATATTCTTATCGATGCACATCCGCATATCGGTACCAACAAATTACCTAAGGTGGTTCAAGAAATCAGGTCATCGATTTTAGATGCCGGTGGTGAAATACATTTTGATACCAAAGTATCAGATTTTCTTGTTAAGGAAGGGGAAATGAAAGGTGTGGTATTGGCCGATGGATCCAAAGTTGAAGGCTTAGGAGTAATTTTGGCGACAGGTCACTCTGCCAGAGATATTTTTCGGCTTTTGGATGAAAACAAAGTACTCATAGAAGCCAAACCGTTTGCCCTTGGTGTTCGAATAGAGCACCCTCAACAGCTGATCGATAAAATTCAATACCACTGTGCTACAGATCGTGGTCCTTGGTTGCCAGCTTCATCTTATGCGTTGGTACATCAGACAAGTTACGAGGGGAAACAGCGTGGTGTTTTTAGCTTTTGTATGTGTCCTGGAGGTTTTATGGTACCATGTGCAACGGCGCCGGGAGAGGTGGTAACCAATGGTATGAGTCCATCCAGAAGAGATTCTAAATATGCCAATTCTGGAATTGTGACAGCTATCGAACTTGAAGACCTCGGGGAATATCAACAACACGGAGCTTTGGCCGGGCTCGCCTTCCAACAGGAAGTCGAACAACGTGCTTGTGCTATCGCAGGTGGAACACAAGCTGCACCAGCTCAAAAAATGTCGGACTATATTAATGGGCACGTGTCTCGCACGTTGAATGATACTTCGTATCAACCCGGCCTTGTTTCTTCGGACATGAGCGAAGTGCTGCCGTCAGGTGTTAATGATCGGCTAAAGCAGGCGCTTAGAGCTTTTGGGAGAAAAATGAAAGGATACTTGACAAATGAAGCTCAAATAGTGGGAGTGGAAAGTAGAACCTCTTCACCCGTTAGAATTCCCAGAGATAAAGAAACCTGTGAGCATGTCGAAATTAAGAGGTTATTTCCTTGTGGTGAAGGTGCTGGATACGCTGGAGGAATCCTATCAGCCGCGATGGATGGCGAAAAATGTGCGGATCAGCTCATCCTGAAGTATGGAAAAAGCACCGTCTTAAAAAGATAA